Part of the Citrus sinensis cultivar Valencia sweet orange chromosome 2, DVS_A1.0, whole genome shotgun sequence genome, taattgacaAGCATGCGGTAAACCTGTGAAACTGATATTTGAAGAACACGTACTTGCTTGCTACTAGTGGCATCAAGTCTATCATGCCCAGAAATGGCACTAAGAAGTATTCCTGTATCAGCAACTGATGAACCAAAGCAACCTATGACATCAAGTGACGACGCATACGCTATAAGTCCATATCTTGAGACACGCCCGTATGTCGGCTTTAGCCCGACAACACCACAAAATGACGCAGGCTGCCTAACACTTCCACCAGTATCACTTCCCAGAGACACTACGCACTGCCTAGCAGAAACAGCTGCAGCTGAGCCTCCCGATGATCCTCCTGGCACCCGAGAAATATCCCAAGGATTTGCAGTCACCTAATGAATGAACAAATGCATCACCTGAGTAAACCAACTACAGTTACCAGTTGTAAATATCATTGCATATGCAATCAAATTCTAATCATACTTCACATAAAACACTCTTTATCACAGTATCTTCTATCCTATTCCTCTCCAACCTAGCGAATTGCAGATGTCAAATCCAAATAAATACCGTCAAATCttgaacataaaatttaatgagaaGGACAAAGAAAGtctatttaattgaaattactgataaaaaataaataaaaatctgcATTTTTAACCGGCGTTATGtagctaaaagaaaaatggagtaACAAACAAGAGTTACAGTTCTAACATTACTAAAAGTTCAAACTTTATCAGCTCTAGCTGTTATTGGCATTTCCCAAAgaagcaaaaaacaaaaataaaaagctcaAAACctgaaaagaagaagattcaGTGGTGCTGCCCATCCCAAACTCATCCAAATTGGTCTTACCCACCACAATCCCATCAAATTCCTTCACTTTCTTAACCGCAGTGGCATCGAAAGGCGGACGATAATTCTCCAAGACTCTAGAGCCAGCCGTAGACGGCATATCCACCGTACATATATTATCTTTAACCCCAACCAAAACCCCAGCAAGGGGCCCCACGTTTTCGTTTCTCTTGATCTTATCATCGATGGATTGTGCTTCTTTTAGCACATTGTTGGAGACGTGGATGAAGGACTTGAGTTGGGGCTCGGCGAGCTTAAGACGGGATAGGTAGGTTTCGGCGAGCTGGGTGGCGGTGACCTCGCGGGAGAGGAGGGAGTGATGGATGGAGAGGATTTGGGATTCGGGCGGTGACGTGGAGGAAGGCGATTGGTCGGTGACGGGCTGTGAGGAAGAGAGAACGGGTTTTGTGTGAAAATGGCGGGGTTTATTATTGGCTGGGAAGAACCGAGAGAGCCTCCGCGGAGGATGGTGGAGAGTCGACAGCATTGCTTTTGTTATCTCTTTCCCCGCTTCCAGAGAGTGACACAGATCACAGCAGAACACTTGGTTTTACAGTGATAACACGTCTGACCATTCGAAATTTcacccattttttttaacccattttatcttctttttggGGAGAGGCCAAATTTTTTACTTACTTAGCCAGTAAAAACATCATAACTTAACCAAGATgattcttaatttcttatcGATCATTCACATACTTTGAGCCTCTTGACGGCATATTCTCCAAATCCTTGTAGTCCTAGTTTTTAAGCGACAATTCTTAGTCgacaattaagattttttttttcccctttctttctttcttctactACAACCAAGCAAAAAGCTGTTTAGAGAGAGATTAGAGAACATATATTACAGTCTCTGCTGTAAATTGTAAGTCTCAAACTGAAGGTGGAAAAATTTTGACTGTCAAATAGGGAAACATATCAACTACTGTTCTTCACCAAATTAATATACAAATCCATCATCGCGGCATCACATCATTGTTCTCCATGTCACTCGAAATACATTCAGAGCCGTCTGCTGTAAAACGTATAAATATCAACCTTCATAGATAGTTCAGTAGATCTTCCTGGCTCCCCAGATCCCATGTGctataaaatgtataaagatCAACCTTCATAGATGATAGTTCAATAAATCTTCTTGGCTCTCCAGATCCCATGTAACTATTTTTCCATCCAATCCTGAGATGATCCATGGTAAACATCAAGAAAGACAACTAAGCCCCTCAGATGGAAGCagaattgaaaaattagattttcacTAACCTGAAGTGGTGAAACGAGTTATCCTTGAACTCCCTGCCTCCCTGAGAGGTACAATGCAACTACAATTTCCAAAACACACGGTCAGATTTTTGCTCATCAACTGAACTGAGTGAGATAGTGGATTTTCCAGATAAAGAAGCAGAATAAGTAATTTTGATAAGGAAGTTGAAATTCTATCCCAAGTAATTCTGAAGTAATAGGCATGGCTGGTTAATGTGAAAGATTAGCTGTAATGGTATATAAATGTTATGAAGTAATTACTTTATGCAGTTTACGTGAGTGCCTCCACGTGTTCTTGAAGATTCAACAGCATCATTGCCCACACCATACTTTGATTGACCATACAGTTTTCCAAATGCTTCAGAGAACTggaaataagaaaatcaatctAATATTAACATAATTGCTCCTATTTAACACCCATAAATTTCCTAGGAATGCATAATGCAATGCCACAATCTCCATAAGCATTGAATCAGTATTTGACTTAGGAAGTTTGAACCATTTAGGcagcttctttttttaaataatactcTTGAATTACCTGAACACTACAATAATGTCTAAGCAACCTCTTACttttaatagtaatttagCCTTTTTTCTGGCGACAAAGAAATATAACAAAACTTGAGAAAAGGGAATCATAcgaagttaaaaaataatgttaataatgGCGCTCATGGGATTGAAGGTAATAATACAATATCATATATTGCATATTTCCCAGCTTATAGAAACagtctaattttatttagagaaaaaaaaactaaagatTTTTCTCACTAGTCAAAAATACAATCAGAATGATAATTAACTGTATGCATACCTGTGATCCATACTTTGGACCTGACGATGATGTTTTCCTTTCGTCAAGGAATTTAATGAAGGTCCTAGacaaaagcaaaattaaattaagttataGGAAGAATAAACATGAATATAGAAGCTACTTCAATCCCAACCCAGAAAATAAGGAACAGCACCATTCCATATAAATTGAATGAAAGAGGATGTAAGACGTAAGATTCCTACATACCATATTCCTGTTTCATCTGCTGCAAAAACCATCGGGTTGCAGTCAAATCCCACACCTATGACCATTTTCTCAGAAACAAATAAGACCTGACAATACAACACATGAGGATGCACAATGTCCATATGTAACAAGAAGTTAGAAactaattaaaagagaaacagTGTATCTCAAAAAGCGAGCAGAGAGGATGCTGACCCACATCACGAAGAGGCAAATCACGGAATGCAACATTTTGGGCCAAAGGAGAAGGACCGACATCATCAACAAAGTAAATCATAGAATTATGGCCTTCACAATATCAAAAGATTGCAGATACATGAGGAGAAAGCCATCTTTGTAAGTTCAAGCCCTCTAACATGATATAACTCTTAACTTCGTCAGTAATAAAactaaacaacaacaaaactaCCAAAATGCCAATAACTTGCAATTAAGGATAAACATTTATGGTCAACATATGCCAAACCATTATGAGTAGTAAAGAGATGTTTCTGACCTACATAAGCTAAGGTATTGCCACTGGGTGACCACTTGACACCAAATGCCCAAGAAAATGAGAGATCAAGCTGAAGGATTTGCTGTTTCAAATGCAAAAGAAATCATTAAAGCCACAATATGTAAGATTTAAATGCAAACTGAATAACAGAAAATTCAGCAAACAAAGACATGAATACGCACAATACATGAAAATACTGGAAACAAAAACATGTTTCCTGCATTGAAGGAGTCACTTTCCAACTTATACAGGAATGCAAAGTTTACTGGCTCACTAATATAAAATTGCTAACAAAGTTGTCTCACGGACCAACAAATATTCAGTATAGTCAAGTAGAGAGAAGATCATGTATAAATGCTTTTATCTAACAAATTATAGATTTAAAACACCATAAGAAATCAAAAGTAGTCTTTAACAGACCtatccttctttttctttttatttttcactataagaaaaataagcaTACACAAAGAAACTTTAGATGCACACGTTCTCCCAACACAATtcaatgcaaattaaaaatttagttctCCAAGGGCAAAAGGAACAGATATTAAACCTCTCCAAATTTTGTGTCTGAGGAAGTGCCTTCCTTTTTTTCCCTGGGTCGATGCATGGAAAAACCCTTTAGTAAATAGTAATGATATAAAAGGGAAAGAGAGGAGAATGAACAACTAATAGACAGATAATGTCTTGTAATCTTATTGAACATACTTTATATCAACACCTTTTATAAAGGTGGAAAAGACCCTGCATTTTCCATCTGTTGAAGTGGTAGCAAGAAAAACCTGCaatataaagagaaaataacaCCATGACATAATTTAGGTCTTCCTAGCACTTATGATAACTTAATTGaacaatatatatacacaaacaAGAAATTCCATTTGAACTCTTAATAGAAATCATACTtgcaaaaagcaaaagaagtaGGAAATACTCACATTGTTAGGATGCCAAGCAACACTTGTCACAGATGAATCATGTCTCTTCCTGATGAGTTTGCTGACCCACCTGGATAAAAGAACCAAGAAGGGACAAATATATCATCAACCTATATGAGTTATAGTAACTAAACAGGTCTAGCCAAAATGGTATGCAAGGACTATGAATCCAACAGCTGTGGGGACATTACGAAGAAATTCAAGGACAATTACCCAACATAGACGCAAGTTCATAAAGTTAGAAACAAGTTAAGCCTGCATTTACACAAAAATCAAGCAGAATTCCATATATTGA contains:
- the LOC102629637 gene encoding glutamyl-tRNA(Gln) amidotransferase subunit A, chloroplastic/mitochondrial: MLSTLHHPPRRLSRFFPANNKPRHFHTKPVLSSSQPVTDQSPSSTSPPESQILSIHHSLLSREVTATQLAETYLSRLKLAEPQLKSFIHVSNNVLKEAQSIDDKIKRNENVGPLAGVLVGVKDNICTVDMPSTAGSRVLENYRPPFDATAVKKVKEFDGIVVGKTNLDEFGMGSTTESSSFQVTANPWDISRVPGGSSGGSAAAVSARQCVVSLGSDTGGSVRQPASFCGVVGLKPTYGRVSRYGLIAYASSLDVIGCFGSSVADTGILLSAISGHDRLDATSSKQEVPDFTSQLISASLLESKPLKGLKVGVIRETLENRVDSGVKSTVLGAVSHLEELGCTLSEVSLPSFSLGLPAYYILASSESSSNLSRYDGVRYGNQAAAEDLNALYGDSRAKGFGSEVKMRILMGTYALSAGYYDAYYKRAQQVRTLIQKSFKTALDENDILISPAAPSAAYKIGEKKNDPLAMYSGDIMTVNVNLAGLPALVLPCGFVEGGPVGLPVGLQMIGAAFDEGKLLKVGHIFEQTLQGCRFVPPLIADGIPQ
- the LOC102629918 gene encoding actin-related protein 2/3 complex subunit 1A; this translates as MAAIAVHQFAQCITCHAWSPDHAMVAFCPNNNEVHIYKLIQEKWEKLHVLQKHDQIVSGIDWSVRSNRIVTVSHDRNSYVWNQEGSEWVPTLVILRLNRAALCVQWSPKENKFAVGSGAKTVCICYYEQENNWWVSKLIRKRHDSSVTSVAWHPNNVFLATTSTDGKCRVFSTFIKGVDIKEKKEGTSSDTKFGEQILQLDLSFSWAFGVKWSPSGNTLAYVGHNSMIYFVDDVGPSPLAQNVAFRDLPLRDVLFVSEKMVIGVGFDCNPMVFAADETGIWTFIKFLDERKTSSSGPKYGSQFSEAFGKLYGQSKYGVGNDAVESSRTRGGTHVNCINCIVPLREAGSSRITRFTTSGLDGKIVTWDLESQEDLLNYHL